CACCGTATCACCGCCGATTAAATCAACATGCCATTTTTCAGCCAATGCATGGAGACCACCATAAATGTCCGTTATCTCCTGTTGCGACCAACCTTGTTTAGGCACAGCAATGGAGACAAGATAGTAACGTGGCATCCCACCCATAGCTGCTATATCACTTAAATTAGCAGTTAAGGCTTTATGACCAATCGCCTGTAACGGCATCGTCCTCCTTTTAAAATGAATGTCTTCCACCATCGTATCAACGGTGACAATTGTCTCCCGGTTACTATCATTGGAAATGATTGCTGCATCATCACCAATCCCTACTTGCACATTGTCATTAAAGTGCTTAACCGGTGCTATCGATTTGATCCACTCGAACTCATCTGCCATGTTTATCACCTGCCTTAAAGGAATACCTGCATAATGACTTTCCTCTATTTTTTCCGCTCTCCATTATATCAAACAACGTACAAAAAAAGGAGGGTTCCCCCTCCTCCTTTTACGCTAAAGCATTTTGAAAGACATCAATAATATCCTCTGCATCCTCTATTCCAACTGAAATTCGAATCATTCTGTCTGTCACACCAAGCTTCTCTCTCATCTCTTTAGGGAGAGGACGATGTGACGTTCCTACAGGATAAGAAATAGACGTTTCCACACCAGCTAACGTGGGCACAATTTTTATCCACTGTAATTTTTTTGAGAATGCAAAAATGTCTTGATCATCTGTTAACTCAATCGTGACGATAGCTCCGTTGCCGTTTGGCGCTGCCGCTTGTGGATAAAATACTTTCTTAACAGCTGAAAGACCCTTTAAAGCATCAGCTAATTTTTGAGCATTGGCACATTGACGCTCCATTCTCAAACTTAACGTCTTTAAACCCCGTGTTCCTAACCAACCGTCAAAAGGTCCTAAATTACTTCCCAACGTCGATATCTTATTTTTCGCCCTGGCCATCAATTCCTTAGATCCAGTGAGTACTCCTGCCGATACATCACTATGCCCTCCGATATACTTAGTGGCGCTATGAACGACCATATCGGCACCAACTTCGTGTGGACGAATCAAGTACGGTGTTGCAAACGTATTATCTACCATCGTTTTGAGATTGTGAACAGCTGCTATCTTAACAATACCTTCTAAATCCTCAACACGTAAAAGGGGATTTGTAATCGATTCTGTATACAGGAGAACCGTATTTCCTTTAATCTCTTTTTCAATAGCTTCACGATTTGAACAATCTACAAAGCTCACTTCTATACCAAATTCCTTTAATTCATGGGAGAAGAGCTGATATGTTCCTCCGTATAAGTCTTCAGTTGCAACAATATGGTCACCTGACTTAGCAACTGCTAAAACACCCGCCAAAATAGCTGATAAGCCT
The DNA window shown above is from Salipaludibacillus agaradhaerens and carries:
- a CDS encoding trans-sulfuration enzyme family protein; translated protein: MRFQTKNVHFPEKMNAHEVSKTKPIYQTTAFSFQDLEDMESFYEGNKSYFYTRMGNPNTDDLAKGVADLEGAEMGVTSSSGLSAILAGVLAVAKSGDHIVATEDLYGGTYQLFSHELKEFGIEVSFVDCSNREAIEKEIKGNTVLLYTESITNPLLRVEDLEGIVKIAAVHNLKTMVDNTFATPYLIRPHEVGADMVVHSATKYIGGHSDVSAGVLTGSKELMARAKNKISTLGSNLGPFDGWLGTRGLKTLSLRMERQCANAQKLADALKGLSAVKKVFYPQAAAPNGNGAIVTIELTDDQDIFAFSKKLQWIKIVPTLAGVETSISYPVGTSHRPLPKEMREKLGVTDRMIRISVGIEDAEDIIDVFQNALA